Proteins encoded together in one Papaver somniferum cultivar HN1 unplaced genomic scaffold, ASM357369v1 unplaced-scaffold_21, whole genome shotgun sequence window:
- the LOC113340308 gene encoding UDP-xylose transporter 1-like: MGETPRLQLGVIGALALSVTSSVAIVICNKALMSNLGFPFATTLTSWHLMVTFCTLHVAQRFNVFETKVVDTKTVMLFGILNGVSIGLLNLSLGFNSIGFYQMTKLAIIPFTVLLETLFLKKQFSQNIKFSLSLLLLGVGIASITDLQLNLVGSIISLLAIATTCVGQILTNTIQKRLNVSSTQLLYQSAPFQAGILFVSGPLVDQCLTKQNVFAYKYSPFVLAFIILSCVISVSVNFSTFLVIGKTSPVTYQVLGHLKTCLVLGFGYTLLHDPFTNRNIIGILVAMFGMGLYSYFCTHENKKKQINDLSISQIKETTPFLGNKNMGHQDMEEVKKPNKDSLV; this comes from the exons ATGGGAGAAACACCAAGGTTACAACTCGGGGTAATTGGTGCTCTAGCACTTTCAGTTACATCTTCTGTTGCTATCGTAATATGCAACAAAGCTCTAATGAGTAATCTCGGATTTCCATTCG CTACAACATTAACTAGTTGGCATCTAATGGTTACATTTTGCACACTTCATGTGGCACAAAGATTCAATGTTTTTGAGACCAAGGTGGTCGACACCAAAACTGTGATGCTTTTCGGTATCCTAAATGGCGTGTCTATTGGACTTCTCAATTTAAGTCTTGGATTCAATTCCATTGGATTCTACCAA ATGACAAAACTTGCAATTATACCCTTTACAGTACTGTTGGAAACCCTGTTTCTCAAGAAGCAGTTCAG TCAGAATATCAAGTTCTCTCTTTCTCTATTGCTACTCGGAGTTGGCATTGCGTCGATAACAGATCTCCAGCTTAATCTTGTCGGATCAATTATCTCTCTACTCGCGATCGCTACAACATGTGTCGGCCAAATT CTGACCAACACCATACAGAAGAGACTTAATGTATCGTCTACACAACTACTCTACCAATCTGCCCCATTTCAAGCTGGCATACTCTTTGTTTCCGGCCCTCTAGTTGATCAATGCCTCACCAAACAAAATGTCTTTGCCTACAAATACTCTCCTTTCGTCTTG GCATTTATTATTCTTTCGTGTGTGATTTCCGTATCGGTGAACTTTAGTACATTTTTGGTGATCGGAAAGACATCCCCTGTTACATATCAAGTTTTGGGTCATTTGAAGACATGCCTTGTCCTAGGATTCGGCTACACATTACTACACGATCCTTTCACAAACCGAAATATCATCGGTATTTTAGTCGCTATGTTTGGGATGGGGTTGTACTCTTACTTTTgtactcatgaaaataaaaagaaacagatTAATGATCTCTCCATCTCTCAG ATTAAAGAGACAACACCATTTTTAGGGAATAAAAACATGGGGCACCAAGATATGGAAGAGGTGAAAAAACCAAACAAGGATTCTCTTGTTTAA